The segment GCGCCCCGGTCCGGCCGACCGGCCCGCTGCTCGACTCCGGCCCGATCAAGGTCCGTGACCACAACCGGCCGAACTGGACCGGCGCGATGGTCGTCGCGATCCTCGCCGTGGTCGCGCTGATCGGCTACAACCTGGTCGGCTCCTCGTCCTCCGGCGGCGGCCAGCCCGGCGCGGCCAGCGCCCCGCTGCCCTCCGGCGTCTCCGCCCCGGCCACCGCCGCGTCCGCCCAGCCGCCGGCCCCCGAGGCCAGCGCCGCCGCGATCGCCGCCGCGCCCGCCGACAAGGTCACCGTCAAGCTGGTCGCCGGGCCGGACAAGAGCTGGGTCACCGCCAAGGACGGCAGCGGCAAGTCGCTGTTCTCCAACAACCTCGAAGCCGGCCAGGACCAGACCTTCACCGACGCCAAGAAGATCACCCTGGTGATCGGCAACGCCGGGGCCGTGCACCTGTTCGTCAACGGCAAGGACCTCGGCACGGCCGGCCAGGACGGCCAGGTCGTGCACCTCACCTACACCCCCGGCGACCCGCAGGCGGGCTGAACCGGGACGATCCGACCCTTGCGGCAACGCGCGCGCCCTCCGGGGGGA is part of the Kitasatospora setae KM-6054 genome and harbors:
- a CDS encoding helix-turn-helix domain-containing protein → MTIGKSPRRSAPDSAAPAPGPAEEPGRATGGPSVGRLLARARIDAGLTVDQVSTRTRIRVPIVHAIESDDFERCGGAFYARGHLRLLAREVGLDGEALVARYDAEHGGAPVRPTGPLLDSGPIKVRDHNRPNWTGAMVVAILAVVALIGYNLVGSSSSGGGQPGAASAPLPSGVSAPATAASAQPPAPEASAAAIAAAPADKVTVKLVAGPDKSWVTAKDGSGKSLFSNNLEAGQDQTFTDAKKITLVIGNAGAVHLFVNGKDLGTAGQDGQVVHLTYTPGDPQAG